GAGGAGATCATGGTTACGGACGCAAAGCGCCTTCGCTGCGGGACAATTTTAGGCGCAATGAGCGAAGTCGGCGTTCCGACCGCTGTGGTCACCGCCAAAGACAAGCTACTTAAAGTTCTCGCTTACAAGATGAATGGCGTCGCATTCTCTTCTGAATACGCCAACAACGCCAAATTGGACATAGATGGCGTCCCTAATGCGGAGGTGTTGGTGGGACGCGCTCGTCCGGATCAGTATTCGGCGGATCTCTCCATATTCGTCTTCGACGCAGGGATAAAGCTATTCCAGCTAAAGAAGCCGATGCTGATGTACCTATCAACATCGGATTACGTCCAGCACAGTTATGCACCCGGAGCGCCCGAGTCGAACGCGTTCCTCAAGTCAGTAGATGATCGGATCGGGGAGTTGATCAAGCTCGGCGCTACTGTCGCGATTACTGCCGATCACGGGATGAACGACAAGTGTTTGCCGAATGGCGAACCTAACGTGGTTTACGTACAGGACGAGATCTGGAATCGATTTGGGGAGGGGGCCGTCCGCGTAATATGCCCCATCGCCGATCCGTTCGTTCGACATCATGGTGCATTGGGCTCCTTCGTGCGCGTGCACCTTCAGAAGTCCGCTGACCAGCGTGCGATGATGGAGTTCGTGCGTGGCTTGCCCGGCATTGAACTCGTGCTCGATAAAGCCGAAGTATGCCAAAGATTTAATCTTCCTTTGGATCGCGAAGGGGACTTCGCTGTCTTTTCCGATCGCAACACGGTCGTCGGTGCGCGCCGTGAAGATCATGATCTGTCACAGCTTGCGGGACATCGATTGCGTTCTCATGGTGGGCTCGGTGAAGAAACAGTGCCCTTCCTTGTTTCACGCCCTCTTAACGAAGAGTACTCGCAGAAGACAAAAAGCGAAGTTCAGCACAACTACGACATCTTCGACTTCGCTTTGAACGGCGTCGACTAATCCTTGGGTGGGAGCGAGTATCCGACACGCTCCCACGCGCTTTTCTCAAATATGAGAGCGTGAACCGCAGCCGTGATTGCGGTGACTATTCGTCACGCAAAAGCACACCGAAAAGGCGCGACGCAAGCGTCAGCTTTGCTTCGTCGGAAGCCGAAGGGGAGGTTACTAATGGCTGTTATTGAGAATAAGGCCGAAGCTGAACCGTCGATCGGAATCTCCTTCGAGAACGACGTGGGCGCCCAATATCGTCGTCTTCAGTGGCGGATGCTATTTGCCGTGATGTTCTGCTACCTCTTCTACTACACCGGTAGACAGACACTCGGGTTCGCAAT
This is a stretch of genomic DNA from Bradyrhizobium sp. CB2312. It encodes these proteins:
- the phnA gene encoding phosphonoacetate hydrolase, which produces MGNLSAAPNNRPAQSVNVNQRQYALPKVPTVVVCFDGFDPAYLTHGIENGRLATMKTIKEGRGYLGYAKCSMPSTTNTNNTSIVTGVPPAIHGINGNYYLDSETGEEIMVTDAKRLRCGTILGAMSEVGVPTAVVTAKDKLLKVLAYKMNGVAFSSEYANNAKLDIDGVPNAEVLVGRARPDQYSADLSIFVFDAGIKLFQLKKPMLMYLSTSDYVQHSYAPGAPESNAFLKSVDDRIGELIKLGATVAITADHGMNDKCLPNGEPNVVYVQDEIWNRFGEGAVRVICPIADPFVRHHGALGSFVRVHLQKSADQRAMMEFVRGLPGIELVLDKAEVCQRFNLPLDREGDFAVFSDRNTVVGARREDHDLSQLAGHRLRSHGGLGEETVPFLVSRPLNEEYSQKTKSEVQHNYDIFDFALNGVD